TACACCCTTCTCATCGCTTGCTGCATAGCTATCCGCTACGGTGAACGGGGATATTGCTCCGAGCAGCAGAGAGGCTGCCAGGCACGTTTGAAGCCATTTACTTGTTCGCATGCTACACACTCCGATTATGTATTAGATTCTAATGTTACCTCGACTCAGACAATGCAAGCTTCTTCTGCACGATGTCGCCGCTCGATTGCAGCGTCAGCGTCACCTGATCGCCAGGCAAGTACGCCTTCAAGTGCTCATTCAGATCGACAAGTGAACGAAGGTTCACATCGTCGACGGAGTACAAGATGTCCCCAGCCTTAATGCCCGCCTTGTCAGCCAGCGATCCGGATGTCACACGTACGACCTTAAGCGGCTCGTCCGTCGGCAGCCCGATAATGGCCGCCCAGCTCTCCTCCAGATCGAAGCCGAGTGAAGGATGCTTGACCTTGCCGTAGGTGACAAAATGATGAAGCACGTACTCCACCGTATCGGCCGGAATGGCAAAGCCAAGTCCGTCAACGCCTGCCGCTGCGAGCTTCAATGAATTGATGCCGATCACCTCGCCCTTCAGGTTGACCAGTGCGCCTCCGCTGTTACCCGGATTAATCGCCGCATCCGTCTGCAAGAGACGGTACGTCGAATGGATCGAGCGGTCCATGCCGCTGACGACACCGACCGTTACCGAATTGCGAAGCGCGAACGACATCGGTGTGCCGATCGCAACGACAGTCTCACCGACCTCGACCTGCGTACTATCAGCAAGCGCAGCGACAGGTAGGCCCGTCGCC
Above is a genomic segment from Paenibacillus sp. YYML68 containing:
- a CDS encoding S1C family serine protease, which gives rise to MKASPTKAALALCVVSMLAGTSAAAQLTDSTAVQPVQWQTKELNGEVYVKASDIVKTLGGTGHYNSGTGHYQYTPSSPITEVVKSVSPSIVGIIGKPKNDRGSAADNRYNLGHGTGIVIGANGLIVTNAHVVKDMKQLVVVLADGKQYVGKTTHMDEESDLALVKIEATGLPVAALADSTQVEVGETVVAIGTPMSFALRNSVTVGVVSGMDRSIHSTYRLLQTDAAINPGNSGGALVNLKGEVIGINSLKLAAAGVDGLGFAIPADTVEYVLHHFVTYGKVKHPSLGFDLEESWAAIIGLPTDEPLKVVRVTSGSLADKAGIKAGDILYSVDDVNLRSLVDLNEHLKAYLPGDQVTLTLQSSGDIVQKKLALSESR